In Pontiella agarivorans, the genomic window GCATCATTTGCATTTTCCGCCTCCACCCAGAACCCGGCGAAAACCACGTCGTATTTTTCGGGGTTCGGCGCACTGCTGATCGGGCACAGATCCGCCCCCGGGAGTTCCAGATGCAGGGCCTCGGCCACTTTGCGCGTGTTACCGGTTCGGCTGGAATAAGCGATCAAAATCTTCATGTGTCAGTCACCTCATTACTTAATGTTGTACCATTCGTACCCTATTCGGCAGGGAACTGTAAATTCCAGAGATTGGAAATCAGTTCAGCACCTCTTTCTGCAGGGCGGTCAATTCGGCAATCCCTTTTTCCGCGAGCGTCATCATCTGCAGCAGTTCATCTTTACTGAACGGTGCCTCCTCGGCCGTCCCCTGAATTTCAATAATCTTCCCCGATTCGGTCATCACAAAGTTGGCATCCACCTCGGCGGCGGAATCTTCCAGATAGCACAAATCCAGAATCGGCTGTTCCTTGTGGATGCCGCAACTGATGGCTGCCAGCCCTTCCGAAACCGGGTCCTCTTTCAGCAGGCCGTCTTTCATCAGCCGCTGAATCGCCAGTTTGAGCGCAACGTATGCTCCGGTAATGGACGCCGTGCGCGTTCCGCCGTCGGCCTGAATCACATCACAATCGAGATAAATCTGCCGGCGGCCCAGCTTTTTCAGATTCACCACCGCCCGCAGCGAACGACCGATCAAACGCTGAATCTCCATGGTGCGTCCGCCGATTTTTCCCTTGGTCGCTTCCCGCTGTGTCCGATCCTGCGTGGCCCCCGGAAGCATACTGTACTCCGCCGTCACCCAGCCCCCCGGAACTTTCTGATAACGCATCCAGCCCGGCACATTTTCATCGACACTCGCCGTGCAGATCACCCGGGTATTCCCCATTTCAATCAACACCGATCCCTTGGCCGATGTAATATAATCCTTCGTGAATTTCACGCTGCGCAGCTCGTCGGCCGCGCGCCCGTCAATCCGTTTTCCCGATGTTTCAACCACAGCATCGAGATCGATGCCCCCGCTTAAATTGATTTCTTTTTTCATAGTCCGCGCAGGATGGAATAGATTACGGTCCATTGCAACGGGAAATAAACCGTGCCGTCTGACCGGTGATACGCCAGAGCAATGCTCCGGCCGGGGCCAACCCGAAAGAGCCATCACGACACTGCCACTGCTTTTCATTCCCGTTAGAGTTTGACAACCGTAGAATTGTTGGTAGTTTACCCTGCTTTTCAGAACAAAAAGGAATTTAGAGCGATGAAACGTACATACAACCCATCTAAAATCAAGCGCGCCCGTAAGTGCGGCTTCCGCAAACGGATGTCCACTGCAGATGGACGCGCGATCCTGAAGCGCCGCCGCCAGAAAGGCCGCAAGCGCCTCACCGCCGTTTAACCGGAACTGGAATATGCCGGACCCCTTCCATAGGGAGTCGGATGGTTCTATCGACTCAAGCCCGCCGAACAGCGGGCTTGATCGTTCTTTGAACAAGTCGAAGCGCCTCACTCGTTCATCACTTTTTGCGGAAACCTTTTCCGGAAAAAAGAAACGGGTTGGGCGCTTTATGGTGCTCTGGCTGCGCGAGGCCGACGATGCCGATTTCCGAATCGGTACGGTATCCAGTAAAAAAGTGCACCTGCGCGCCAACCGGCGCAATTTTGCCCGACGCCGCATGCGCGAAGCATGGCGGCACCTGCGCCCGTACTGCTCCGGACAGGCCGACGTTGTTTTTGTGGCCCGCCGCGCCATCCTTTCCGCCGACTGGAACACCGTAATCAGCGAAATGCTGAACCTG contains:
- the rph gene encoding ribonuclease PH, with the protein product MKKEINLSGGIDLDAVVETSGKRIDGRAADELRSVKFTKDYITSAKGSVLIEMGNTRVICTASVDENVPGWMRYQKVPGGWVTAEYSMLPGATQDRTQREATKGKIGGRTMEIQRLIGRSLRAVVNLKKLGRRQIYLDCDVIQADGGTRTASITGAYVALKLAIQRLMKDGLLKEDPVSEGLAAISCGIHKEQPILDLCYLEDSAAEVDANFVMTESGKIIEIQGTAEEAPFSKDELLQMMTLAEKGIAELTALQKEVLN
- the rpmH gene encoding 50S ribosomal protein L34, producing MKRTYNPSKIKRARKCGFRKRMSTADGRAILKRRRQKGRKRLTAV
- the rnpA gene encoding ribonuclease P protein component, whose translation is MPDPFHRESDGSIDSSPPNSGLDRSLNKSKRLTRSSLFAETFSGKKKRVGRFMVLWLREADDADFRIGTVSSKKVHLRANRRNFARRRMREAWRHLRPYCSGQADVVFVARRAILSADWNTVISEMLNLIQKAGLISPGNAERARTELEASNGWKLH